Genomic window (Vibrio pomeroyi):
GGTAAAAGCAAAAAGGGCTCGATTGAGGCGGATAACGCTCGTCAGGCTCGCCAGCGTTTAAAAGAGCAGGGCTTGATGCCGGTCGAGATGACCGAAGCTAAAGCGAAAACAGCGAAGGGTTCACAGCCTTCGACCAGCTTTAAGCGTGGCATCAGCACGCCTGATCTTGCCTTGATTACACGTCAAATATCAACGCTTGTCCAATCGGGTATGCCGCTAGAAGAGTGCTTGAAGGCCGTTGCTGAGCAATCTGAAAAGCCACGTATTCGAACCATGCTATTGGCGGTTCGCTCTAAGGTTACCGAGGGCTACTCGCTAGCCGACAGCCTGTCTGATTACCCGCATATCTTCGATGAACTGTTTAGAGCCATGGTGGCGGCAGGTGAGAAGTCGGGGCACTTGGATGCGGTATTGGAGCGATTGGCCGATTACGCAGAAAACCGTCAGAAGATGCGCTCTAAACTCCTACAAGCGATGATCTACCCAGTGGTGCTGGTGGTGTTTGCGGTGACGATTGTTTCTTTCTTACTTGCGACCGTAGTGCCTAAGATCGTAGAGCCGATCATCCAAATGGGCCAAGAGCTACCTCAATCGACACAATTTTTATTAGCATCGAGTGAATTTATCCAGAATTGGGGCATCCAATTACTGTTGTTAATCATTGCTGTGATTGTTCTGGTTAAGACCGCGCTGAAAAAGCCGGGCGTTCGCATGAGTTGGGACCGCAAATTATTGAGCATTCCGCTGATCGGCAAGATAGCAAAAGGCATCAATACCTCTCGCTTTGCACGCACACTCTCAATCTGTACCTCGAGTGCGATTCCTATCCTTGAAGGGATGAAGGTCGCGGTTGACGTGATGTCGAATCACCATGTGAAGCAACAAGTATTACGGGCATCGGATAGTGTCAGAGAAGGGGCGAGCCTGCGTAAAGCCTTGGATCAAACCAAACTCTTCCCACCTATGATGCTGCATATGATTGCCAGTGGTGAGCAGAGTGGTCAATTGGAACAGATGCTGACAAGAGCAGCAGATAACCAAGACCAAAGCTTTGAGTCGACCGTGAATATCGCCCTAGGCATATTTACCCCAGCCCTTATCGCTTTGATGGCAGGCTTAGTGCTGTTCATTGTGATGGCGACTCTGATGCCGATGCTTGAAATGAACAATTTAATGAGCGGTTAACGTATTGCTCATCAGACGTTAGTTTTTGGATTATCGAGAAGAAGGACATCATTACCTTCAACTCGCGGTCTGTAATTTGGAGAAAATAATGAAAAATAAAATGAAGAAACAATCAGGCTTTACCCTATTAGAAGTGATGGTTGTTGTGGTTATCCTTGGCGTATTGGCGAGCTTTGTTGTACCTAACCTATTGGGTAACAAAGAGAAGGCTGACCAACAAAAAGCCATCACTGATATCGTGGCGCTGGAGAACGCGCTAGATATGTACAAACTGGACAACAGCGTTTACCCAACAACGGATCAAGGTCTTGATGCATTGGTTTCTAAGCCAAGCAGCCCAGAGCCTCGTAACTACCGTGACGGTGGCTACATCAAGCGTCTACCAAACGACCCATGGGGTAACGAGTACCAATACCTAAGCCCTGGTGATAATGGCACTATCGATATCTTTACGCTTGGTGCTGATGGCCAAGAAGGTGGTGAAGGTATTGCTGCGGATATTGGCAACTGGAACATGCAAGACTTTCAATAAGCCTCGGCTTGTTGCTTGATGCGTTATTGTTGTTTGATTCGTTATTGATGGTAGGACGTAAACAGATGGAGTCTAAAGGTGAAAACTAAGCAAACACAGCCAGGTTTCACCTTGATTGAGATTCTTTTGGTGCTGGTATTACTGTCAGTAACGGCGGTCGCGGTGATAGCGACCATTCCTACCAATAGTAAAGATGTTGCCAAAAAATACGCTCAAAGTTTTTATCAACGAGTTCAGCTACTCAATGAAGAAGCTATTTTAAGTGGCTTGGATTTTGGCGTTCGTGTTGATGAAAAGAAATCGACTTACGTTCTGATGACTTTGAAGTCTGATGGTTGGCAAGAAACTGAGTTCGAAAAGATCCCTTCTTCCACTGAATTACCAGAAGACCTTGCACTGACGCTGACTCTCGGCGGTGGCGCTTGGGAAGACGACGATCGCCTTTTTAATCCGGGAAGCTTATTTGATGAAGATATGTTTGCTGATCTTGAAGAGGAAAAGAAGCCGAAGCCACCGCAGATCTACATCTTGTCGAGTGCTGAAACAACACCTTTTACGCTCTCTTTCTACCCAAATACGGGTGACACAGTACAAGATGGTTGGCGTATTCGCGTGTTAGACAATGGTGTCATTCGATTACTTGAACCAGGAGAAGAAGATGAAGAGGAATAACCGTTCTCCTTATCGCTCTCGTGGTATGCCCCTTGGTTCTCGAAGAATGGCACTTGGTTCTCGAGGAATGACTTTGCTTGAGGTGTTGGTTGCACTCGCTATTTTCGCTACCGCAGCGATCAGTGTGATTCGTGCTGTAACCCAGCACATCAACACACTCAGTTATCTCGAAGAAAAAACCTTCGCCGCTATGGTTGTCGATAATCAAATGGCCTTGGTGATGCTGCATCCTGAGAAACTCAAAAAAACGCAGGGTACGCAAGAGCTAGCGGGAAGAGAGTGGTTCTGGAAGGTGACACCGATTGATACCAGCGATGATTTATTAAAGGCGTTTGATGTGAGTGCTGCAACCAGTAAGCAAGCGTCCCCAGTCGTTACGGTGCGAAGCTATGTGGTTAACTAAAAGCGTGTGGTCAACTAAGAGCGTGTCCTTTAATAAACGTGTGCCTCGTAAACAAGGTCTATCTTCAAAAGGGAGAGGCTTTACCTTAATTGAAGTCTTGGTCTCGATCGCTATCTTTGCCACATTGAGCATGGCGGCTTATCAGGTCGTAAATCAAGTTCAACGAAGTAACGAGCTATCAATCGAGCGCAGTGCCCGTTTGAATCAACTGCAACGTAGTTTGGTCATTTTAGATAATGATTTTCGCCAGATGGCAGTACGACAATTTCGTACCAATGGTGAAGAAGCATCATCTAAGCTGATACTAATGAAAGAGTATCTACTGGATTCCGACAGTGTTGGCATCATGTTTACTCGCCTTGGTTGGCATAACCCACAACAGCAGTTTCCTCGCGGAGAAGTCACCAAGGTTGGCTACCGCATCAAAGAAGAAACGCTTGAGCGTGTATGGTGGCGTTATCCAGATACCCCTGCAGGCCAAGAAGGAGTGATTACTCCGCTGCTTGATGATGTAGAAGGCTTTGAAATCGAGTTTTATGATGGGAGTCGCTGGGGCAAAGAGTGGCAAACCGACAAATCACTGCCTAAAGCGGTGAGACTCAAGCTGACACTGAAAGATTATGGTGAGATAGAACGTGTTTATCTTACTCCCGGTGGGACCCTAGATCAGGCTGATGATTCTTCAAGCAGTGACTCTTCAGGTGGTAGTGAGGGGAATAATGACTCATCGACCTAACAAACTTGTAGCGACAAGTTCGGCTTTTGGCCGCAAACAACGTGGTGTCGCGCTGATCATTATTTTGATGCTACTGGCGATCATGGCAACCATTGCTGGCAGTATGTCTGAGCGTCTGTTTACTCAGTTTAAACGCGTTGGTAACCAGCTTAACTACCAACAGGCCTATTGGTACAGCATTGGCGTAGAAGCGCTTGTGCAAGATGGTATTAGGCAAAGCTACAAAGACAGTGATACCGTAAACTTAAGCCAACCGTGGGCGTTAGAAGAACAAGTGTACCCACTCGATTATGGCCAAGTTAAGGGACGCATCGTTGATGCTCAGGCGTGTTTTAATCTCAATGCGCTAGCTGGCGTTGCGACGACTTCAAGCAACCAGACACCTTATTTAGTGACAGTTTGGCAGACCTTATTGGAAA
Coding sequences:
- the gspF gene encoding type II secretion system inner membrane protein GspF, with amino-acid sequence MAAFEYKALDAKGKSKKGSIEADNARQARQRLKEQGLMPVEMTEAKAKTAKGSQPSTSFKRGISTPDLALITRQISTLVQSGMPLEECLKAVAEQSEKPRIRTMLLAVRSKVTEGYSLADSLSDYPHIFDELFRAMVAAGEKSGHLDAVLERLADYAENRQKMRSKLLQAMIYPVVLVVFAVTIVSFLLATVVPKIVEPIIQMGQELPQSTQFLLASSEFIQNWGIQLLLLIIAVIVLVKTALKKPGVRMSWDRKLLSIPLIGKIAKGINTSRFARTLSICTSSAIPILEGMKVAVDVMSNHHVKQQVLRASDSVREGASLRKALDQTKLFPPMMLHMIASGEQSGQLEQMLTRAADNQDQSFESTVNIALGIFTPALIALMAGLVLFIVMATLMPMLEMNNLMSG
- the gspG gene encoding type II secretion system major pseudopilin GspG, whose protein sequence is MKNKMKKQSGFTLLEVMVVVVILGVLASFVVPNLLGNKEKADQQKAITDIVALENALDMYKLDNSVYPTTDQGLDALVSKPSSPEPRNYRDGGYIKRLPNDPWGNEYQYLSPGDNGTIDIFTLGADGQEGGEGIAADIGNWNMQDFQ
- the gspH gene encoding type II secretion system minor pseudopilin GspH, which encodes MKTKQTQPGFTLIEILLVLVLLSVTAVAVIATIPTNSKDVAKKYAQSFYQRVQLLNEEAILSGLDFGVRVDEKKSTYVLMTLKSDGWQETEFEKIPSSTELPEDLALTLTLGGGAWEDDDRLFNPGSLFDEDMFADLEEEKKPKPPQIYILSSAETTPFTLSFYPNTGDTVQDGWRIRVLDNGVIRLLEPGEEDEEE
- the gspI gene encoding type II secretion system minor pseudopilin GspI, whose translation is MKRNNRSPYRSRGMPLGSRRMALGSRGMTLLEVLVALAIFATAAISVIRAVTQHINTLSYLEEKTFAAMVVDNQMALVMLHPEKLKKTQGTQELAGREWFWKVTPIDTSDDLLKAFDVSAATSKQASPVVTVRSYVVN
- the gspJ gene encoding type II secretion system minor pseudopilin GspJ; protein product: MWLTKSVWSTKSVSFNKRVPRKQGLSSKGRGFTLIEVLVSIAIFATLSMAAYQVVNQVQRSNELSIERSARLNQLQRSLVILDNDFRQMAVRQFRTNGEEASSKLILMKEYLLDSDSVGIMFTRLGWHNPQQQFPRGEVTKVGYRIKEETLERVWWRYPDTPAGQEGVITPLLDDVEGFEIEFYDGSRWGKEWQTDKSLPKAVRLKLTLKDYGEIERVYLTPGGTLDQADDSSSSDSSGGSEGNNDSST